Proteins encoded together in one Mus caroli chromosome 4, CAROLI_EIJ_v1.1, whole genome shotgun sequence window:
- the Nans gene encoding sialic acid synthase yields the protein MPLELELCPGRWVGGKHPCFIIAEIGQNHQGDIDVAKRMIRTAKECGADCAKFQKSELEFKFNRKALERPYTSKHSWGKTYGEHKRHLEFSHDQYKELQSYAHEIGIFFTASGMDEMAVEFLHELNVPFFKVGSGDTNNFPYLEKTAKKGRPMVISSGMQSMDTMKQVYQIVKPLNPNFCFLQCTSAYPLQPEDANLRVISEYQKLFPDIPIGYSGHETGIAISVAAVALGAKVLERHITLDKTWKGSDHSASLEPGELAELVRSVRLVERALGSPTKQLLPCEMACNEKLGKSVVAKVKIPAGTILTLDMLTVKVGEPKGYPPEDIFNLVGKKVLVTIEEDDTVMEESVESHNKKIKA from the exons ATGCCGCTGGAACTGGAGCTGTGTCCGGGGCGCTGGGTGGGTGGAAAGCACCCGTGCTTCATCATCGCGGAGATCGGCCAGAACCACCAAGGAGACATAGATGTGGCCAAGCGCATGATCCGAACTGCCAAG GAGTGTGGGGCCGACTGCGCTAAGTTTCAGAAGAGCGAGTTGGAGTTCAAGTTTAACCGGAAGGCCCTGGAGAGACCGTATACTTCGAAGCATTCATGGGGGAAGACGTACGGGGAGCACAAGCGGCATCTAGAATTCAGCCACGACCAGTACAAGGAGCTGCAGAGCTATGCGCACGAGATCGGCATCTTCTTCACTGCCTCTGGCATGGACGAG ATGGCAGTTGAGTTTCTGCATGAACTGAATGTTCCCTTTTTCAAAGTTGGGTCTGGGGACACTAACAATTTTCCCTACCTGGAAAAGACAGCCAAGAAAG GTCGTCCTATGGTGATCTCCAGCGGGATGCAGTCAATGGACACCATGAAGCAAGTCTATCAGATCGTGAAGCCGCTGAATCCCAACTTCTGCTTCCTCCAGTGCACCAGCGCGTACCCACTACAGCCCGAGGATGCCAACCTGCGTGTCATCTCG GAATACCAGAAGCTCTTTCCCGACATTCCCATCGGGTATTCCGGGCACGAAACGGGCATCGCCATATCTGTGGCCGCCGTGGCTCTGGGGGCCAAGGTATTGGAACGTCACATAACGTTGGACAAGACCTGGAAGGGGAGTGACCACTCAGCCTCGCTGGAGCCTGGGGAGCTGGCAGAGCTGGTGCGGTCTGTGCGCCTGGTGGAGCGGGCCCTGGGCTCCCCAACCAAGCAGCTGCTGCCCTGTGAGATGGCCTGCAATGAGAAG CTTGGCAAGTCTGTGGTAGCCAAAGTGAAAATCCCAGCAGGCACCATCCTGACCCTGGACATGCTCACTGTGAAGGTGGGGGAGCCCAAAGGCTATCCTCCTGAAGACATCTTCAACCTAGTGGGCAAAAAGGTGCTGGTCACTATCGAAGAAGATGACACGGTCATGGAGGAATCCGTGGAAAGTCACAACAAGAAAATCAAGGCTTAA